The Rhodocytophaga rosea genome has a segment encoding these proteins:
- a CDS encoding IPT/TIG domain-containing protein, whose protein sequence is MIIFNKRNTSIPSQTLHILFFTLLALSLFTCQNEEEPATRPYPRIRTLQVKETPEGTVFTGEIFYSEPSGITDHGFIWTTTYNNITEQYKKSLGPKNGPGTFSATITNTLRKDLTYTVKSYATNGKYMVYGTNAIFDSRGSLAPQFLAISPEAAGIGDTVTIRGNYFNYTLNQNKVWFDEIEASVIEVSDTTIKVIIPVLTFSTVSTVKLLTGDQQVSREDVFRLAPPVINRISASSGGMGDVITIWGDNFHPIANANQVVLSDAVIRIKEAYVDHLVVEILSFLRNTKSSIKPRVTIMGQVAESSNEYELLPTTITDIQPRTVKFGDTIIITGTRLKGFDHDYTSQLKIGYSPVDPVEITPTQIKAVVPNYFETTPIDVSMIYFYQLVVPSPVTLDLFPHQVNSFYPISGKAGDLITIEGENFSPCASCNVVDFEGYEAQVREASATKLVVEIPMYVIGPTKLTVTLAGRKVYAGDFTGI, encoded by the coding sequence ATGATCATTTTTAATAAAAGAAATACCAGCATTCCTTCACAAACTTTACACATACTGTTCTTTACACTTCTGGCATTGTCTCTGTTTACATGTCAGAATGAAGAGGAACCTGCTACAAGGCCATATCCACGGATCAGAACATTGCAAGTAAAAGAGACTCCGGAGGGCACTGTTTTTACAGGAGAAATATTTTATTCGGAACCCTCAGGTATTACCGATCATGGGTTTATCTGGACTACTACTTATAACAACATAACGGAACAATACAAAAAATCTCTTGGCCCAAAGAATGGGCCGGGTACTTTTTCCGCTACCATTACAAACACCCTCCGAAAGGATTTAACATATACTGTAAAATCGTATGCTACAAATGGTAAATACATGGTATATGGAACTAATGCTATTTTTGATAGCAGAGGCAGTTTAGCTCCTCAGTTTCTTGCTATTTCTCCTGAAGCAGCCGGAATTGGCGATACTGTTACGATTCGAGGCAATTATTTTAACTATACTTTAAACCAAAATAAAGTTTGGTTTGATGAAATAGAAGCGTCAGTTATAGAAGTAAGTGATACCACTATTAAAGTCATTATTCCTGTCTTGACTTTTTCAACTGTCTCTACAGTAAAATTATTGACAGGAGACCAACAGGTATCTAGGGAGGATGTTTTCCGTTTGGCTCCTCCTGTAATCAATCGTATATCTGCCTCTAGTGGTGGAATGGGAGATGTAATAACCATCTGGGGAGATAACTTCCATCCTATAGCAAATGCAAATCAAGTGGTGCTTAGTGATGCAGTAATTCGTATTAAAGAGGCTTATGTAGATCATTTAGTAGTAGAAATTCTAAGCTTTTTGAGAAATACCAAAAGTTCAATTAAACCGAGAGTAACAATTATGGGACAGGTAGCTGAAAGCAGCAATGAGTATGAATTGCTCCCTACTACCATCACCGATATACAACCCCGCACAGTAAAGTTTGGAGATACTATTATCATCACTGGAACTAGGTTAAAAGGATTTGATCATGATTACACAAGTCAACTAAAAATCGGATATTCTCCTGTAGATCCGGTTGAAATTACCCCAACACAAATCAAAGCAGTAGTGCCAAATTATTTCGAAACTACACCAATAGATGTTTCAATGATTTATTTTTATCAGCTAGTGGTTCCATCACCAGTTACTCTTGATTTATTTCCACATCAGGTGAACTCTTTTTATCCAATAAGCGGCAAGGCGGGTGATTTGATTACGATAGAAGGTGAAAATTTCTCACCCTGTGCAAGTTGTAATGTGGTAGATTTTGAGGGGTACGAGGCACAAGTACGGGAAGCTTCTGCGACGAAACTGGTAGTAGAAATACCGATGTATGTTATCGGCCCAACTAAACTTACAGTAACGCTGGCAGGAAGAAAAGTATATGCAGGTGATTTTACCGGAATTTAA
- a CDS encoding TonB-dependent receptor plug domain-containing protein, with the protein MKKNTLLLLFSVLAGTAWAQTDSLNTDALMDMSLEELMNVQVVSASKKSENLFDAPLSASVLTRDEIQKAGVNSIMEALRLMPGLIVRQETNGNYDVHIRGLDNVPPNTLQIYAANTTTLVMIDNRPVYNYLQGGTFWETLPIDLSDVEKIEVIRGLLPLYMVLMPFPVLSILSPAAPKRKAFLLLPMRNMEV; encoded by the coding sequence ATGAAAAAGAATACTTTACTCTTATTATTTTCTGTGCTGGCAGGTACAGCATGGGCTCAAACGGATAGTCTGAATACAGATGCGCTCATGGACATGTCTCTGGAAGAGTTAATGAACGTTCAGGTAGTTTCCGCTTCCAAAAAGTCAGAAAACTTATTTGATGCACCTTTATCTGCGTCTGTTTTAACACGGGATGAGATTCAGAAAGCTGGTGTTAACTCCATTATGGAAGCCCTGCGTTTGATGCCTGGCCTGATTGTCCGGCAGGAAACCAACGGAAATTACGACGTTCATATCCGGGGTTTAGATAATGTTCCCCCGAATACCTTACAAATTTATGCGGCCAATACCACTACTCTGGTCATGATCGACAACCGCCCGGTGTACAATTATTTGCAGGGGGGTACTTTCTGGGAAACCTTGCCCATTGATTTAAGTGATGTAGAGAAAATTGAAGTGATCAGGGGGCTTCTGCCACTTTATATGGTCCTAATGCCGTTTCCGGTGTTATCAATATTATCACCCGCAGCACCGAAAAGAAAGGCTTTTCTACTTTTGCCAATGCGCAATATGGAAGTTTGA
- a CDS encoding NAD-dependent succinate-semialdehyde dehydrogenase: MLSELTTQENNLIRSQSYINGEWVQAASGKIFEVSNPATGEVMATVPDMSREDVRKAIDAAHDAWPSYRDLTAKERAALLKKWYALILEHKQELARLMTMECGKVLQESLGEVEYGAGFIEWFAEEAKRTYGDVIPANTKDKRIVVIKQSIGVAAAITPWNFPLAMITRKVGPALAAGSPVVVKPPSETPLTALAISYLAEKAGFPPGVYNTVTTTDNSEVGKEFCENKKVRKLSFTGSTPVGKILMSQCASTLKKLSLELGGNAPFIVFNDADVDAAVKGAIVSKFRNSGQTCVCVNRIYAQDNIYDEFVEKLSKAVAALTVGNGLDKGVQIGPLINEKGLAKVKRHVEDALSKGATIIQGGKPMDGLFYEPTVLADVTRDMIISQDEVFGPAAPVSRFSTEEEVIQLANDTDYGLASYFYTQDMARCWRVAEALESGMVGINEGLISTEVAPFGGIKESGLGREGSKYGMDYYMEIKYLCFGGIK; the protein is encoded by the coding sequence ATGTTAAGCGAACTTACCACCCAGGAAAATAACCTGATTCGGTCACAATCTTATATAAACGGCGAGTGGGTACAGGCAGCTAGTGGAAAAATCTTTGAGGTAAGCAATCCGGCCACCGGAGAAGTAATGGCGACTGTTCCTGATATGAGCAGAGAGGATGTACGCAAGGCCATAGATGCCGCACATGACGCCTGGCCTTCCTACCGCGATCTGACGGCCAAAGAACGGGCCGCGTTATTAAAAAAATGGTATGCCTTAATTCTGGAACACAAACAGGAACTGGCCAGGCTCATGACCATGGAATGCGGAAAAGTATTGCAGGAAAGTCTGGGAGAAGTAGAATATGGCGCCGGATTTATCGAATGGTTCGCCGAAGAAGCCAAACGTACCTACGGCGATGTAATTCCGGCTAATACAAAAGACAAACGCATTGTAGTAATTAAACAATCCATTGGTGTAGCTGCCGCCATTACGCCCTGGAATTTTCCGCTTGCCATGATCACCCGCAAAGTAGGACCTGCACTGGCTGCCGGCAGCCCGGTTGTGGTGAAGCCGCCTTCAGAAACTCCTTTAACTGCGTTGGCCATTTCGTATCTGGCTGAAAAAGCCGGTTTTCCTCCCGGTGTGTATAATACAGTTACCACTACCGATAATAGCGAAGTGGGGAAAGAATTTTGTGAGAATAAAAAAGTGCGTAAACTCTCCTTCACTGGGTCTACGCCGGTGGGAAAAATATTAATGAGCCAATGCGCTTCTACCCTTAAAAAACTATCGCTGGAACTGGGTGGGAATGCGCCTTTTATTGTGTTTAATGATGCCGATGTAGATGCGGCTGTAAAAGGAGCTATTGTTTCTAAGTTCCGCAATAGCGGCCAGACTTGCGTGTGTGTAAACCGGATTTATGCGCAGGATAACATTTATGATGAATTTGTAGAAAAACTTTCCAAAGCGGTAGCAGCACTTACCGTAGGAAATGGCCTGGATAAAGGTGTGCAAATTGGTCCTTTGATCAACGAAAAAGGGTTAGCTAAAGTAAAGCGGCATGTAGAAGATGCGCTGTCAAAAGGAGCAACTATTATTCAGGGCGGAAAGCCAATGGATGGGCTTTTTTACGAGCCCACAGTGCTGGCAGATGTGACCAGGGATATGATTATTTCCCAGGATGAAGTATTTGGGCCGGCAGCGCCAGTCTCCAGGTTCAGCACAGAAGAAGAAGTCATTCAACTGGCAAATGATACAGACTATGGCCTTGCCTCCTACTTTTACACCCAGGATATGGCCCGTTGCTGGAGGGTAGCCGAAGCTCTGGAAAGTGGTATGGTAGGCATTAACGAAGGTTTGATCTCTACTGAAGTGGCCCCCTTCGGAGGGATCAAAGAGTCAGGCTTAGGCCGGGAAGGTTCCAAATATGGGATGGATTATTATATGGAAATAAAGTACCTGTGTTTTGGGGGTATTAAATGA
- a CDS encoding IS630 family transposase, producing the protein MQNKEAYEQKVKRLHALLYLAQTGSIDLYFGDESGFCLTPCVPYGWIKKGEHAPILSQRSTRINVFGLLSTNNELLTYQKSGSLNADFIIECVEAFSTSISKFTVIVLDNASWHTCGLWEVKKEEWEQKGLYIFLLPKYSPHLNRIERFWKQVKYHWLKAEDYLSVEALKEALYTIFSGLGTYFKLDFKKLEVDENII; encoded by the coding sequence TTGCAAAACAAAGAAGCATATGAGCAGAAAGTCAAGCGATTACATGCTTTGCTTTATTTGGCACAGACAGGCAGTATAGATTTATATTTTGGAGACGAATCAGGGTTTTGCCTTACCCCTTGTGTACCTTATGGATGGATCAAAAAAGGCGAACACGCCCCTATTTTATCCCAAAGAAGTACAAGGATAAATGTATTTGGCTTGTTAAGTACAAATAATGAGTTGCTTACTTATCAGAAAAGTGGGAGTCTAAACGCTGACTTTATCATTGAATGTGTAGAGGCCTTCTCAACATCTATTTCCAAGTTTACTGTCATAGTCTTAGACAACGCCTCCTGGCATACATGTGGCCTATGGGAAGTCAAAAAAGAAGAATGGGAACAGAAAGGATTATACATCTTTTTGCTGCCTAAGTATAGTCCTCATCTTAACAGGATCGAACGATTTTGGAAGCAGGTGAAATATCATTGGCTCAAAGCCGAAGACTATCTGTCTGTAGAAGCGCTTAAGGAGGCACTTTATACCATCTTTTCAGGATTGGGTACTTACTTTAAACTTGATTTTAAAAAACTTGAAGTAGATGAAAATATTATATAG
- a CDS encoding alpha-amylase family protein — translation MPIEPENSFLYKFSRRKFIQYSTALTGGITVLPILSQQATANASVSEQQLFWYQKPLRITHTVLRETDARNYDARVVVDYMKKVGANTLCINAGGIVDFFQNPLPAANINTFMGKRDILKEITTACKEVGIKVIARIDFRGVEEHVYKKFPDWFKKDMDQNPVLLTYTKPQLYEACFSGNYRNDYANEFISYVLKNYAVDGIWHNAPGFGGVCYCPQCQASYKAAAGKAIPIINSATEEEIDQYMAWKVQAGDQYMDRIKKTVKSFGEDKAYTAEVFSMYGVGQRIDSGIDLNNARKYFDILVSVAFLTENTEFIHYEDLNYGSTIIKFLKSMVPEREAVVMYGGNGTSHRLVIDPPVDLNIWLWEILSAGGRFWNCYFTNVPSVTHDRRNAYNESEAYTFVKTHEKLLEQHVPVANIGIYYSQPTRLSYRKKMEEGDHFGTEIRGVETVLMENHIPHDFILSDQLSKERLQKYKLVILPNVRCISEKEITLLKDYVRNGGNLLATYATSLYDENGNERQEYGLAEVFGVQYAGKKVNTRKDNYQFILDKKHSLVEADSPHTELLFNAGFTALSKPNKEAKIICTWVPTIQNQPPDKAWVQAFSTEYPTIVEHTYGKGKVLYFANQPDLLSYEPGHPDPRNLLVRSIRLLAGDAISIETTAPSTVHIGLTTSRLNAGQYILSLINTTSGPRRPIRELIPVHDIQVKLKVEGKSVDSHQVLRSQGECRITSKGQELTIQLSKLQDFCAIHIQMKT, via the coding sequence ATGCCTATAGAACCGGAGAACAGCTTCTTATACAAATTTTCCCGACGGAAGTTCATTCAATACAGTACGGCTCTTACCGGAGGCATAACAGTATTACCCATTTTGAGTCAGCAAGCAACCGCCAATGCTTCTGTATCAGAACAACAACTTTTCTGGTATCAGAAACCCCTGCGCATCACGCATACGGTGCTTCGGGAAACGGATGCCAGAAATTATGATGCCCGAGTTGTGGTGGATTATATGAAGAAGGTGGGAGCCAACACATTGTGCATAAATGCCGGAGGAATTGTAGACTTTTTCCAAAATCCTTTGCCGGCTGCCAATATCAATACTTTTATGGGCAAACGGGATATTCTGAAGGAAATTACAACTGCTTGTAAAGAGGTTGGGATAAAAGTAATAGCCCGGATTGATTTCCGGGGAGTAGAGGAACATGTGTACAAAAAATTCCCAGACTGGTTTAAGAAAGATATGGATCAAAATCCGGTTTTGCTCACCTATACCAAACCTCAACTGTATGAAGCCTGTTTTTCCGGAAACTACCGCAATGACTACGCCAATGAATTTATCAGCTACGTACTAAAAAACTATGCGGTGGATGGCATCTGGCACAATGCACCTGGCTTTGGCGGAGTTTGCTATTGTCCGCAATGTCAGGCTTCTTATAAAGCGGCAGCAGGAAAAGCAATTCCTATAATCAATTCGGCTACTGAAGAGGAGATAGATCAGTATATGGCCTGGAAAGTACAGGCCGGCGATCAATACATGGACCGTATCAAAAAAACAGTAAAATCCTTCGGGGAAGATAAAGCCTACACGGCAGAAGTATTCAGCATGTACGGCGTAGGTCAACGCATCGATTCCGGCATTGATTTGAATAATGCCCGCAAGTATTTTGATATACTGGTTAGCGTAGCTTTCCTCACCGAAAACACAGAATTCATTCACTATGAAGATTTGAATTATGGCAGTACCATTATCAAGTTTTTAAAATCGATGGTGCCGGAACGGGAAGCCGTGGTCATGTATGGCGGCAATGGAACCTCTCACCGCCTTGTAATCGATCCGCCAGTAGATTTGAATATCTGGCTATGGGAAATTTTATCGGCAGGAGGAAGGTTCTGGAATTGCTATTTTACCAATGTTCCTTCCGTAACCCACGACCGGCGGAATGCTTATAACGAATCGGAGGCGTATACGTTTGTAAAAACCCATGAAAAACTGCTGGAACAACATGTGCCTGTCGCAAACATAGGCATTTATTATTCGCAGCCCACCCGCTTATCCTACCGTAAAAAAATGGAAGAAGGTGACCATTTTGGTACGGAGATAAGAGGAGTAGAAACGGTGTTGATGGAAAATCACATTCCGCATGATTTTATTCTGAGTGATCAGCTAAGCAAAGAACGGTTACAGAAATACAAACTGGTGATTCTCCCTAATGTGCGGTGTATATCGGAGAAAGAAATTACCCTATTGAAGGATTATGTACGCAATGGCGGAAACTTGCTGGCTACCTATGCTACCAGCTTGTATGATGAGAATGGAAATGAACGGCAGGAATATGGCCTGGCAGAAGTATTTGGAGTACAATATGCTGGAAAAAAAGTAAATACCCGGAAAGACAATTATCAATTTATTTTGGATAAAAAGCATTCCCTGGTTGAAGCGGACAGCCCTCATACCGAATTATTATTCAATGCAGGATTTACAGCGTTAAGCAAACCAAATAAAGAAGCAAAAATTATCTGTACCTGGGTACCCACCATTCAGAATCAGCCTCCAGACAAAGCTTGGGTACAGGCATTTTCTACTGAATATCCAACCATTGTTGAGCATACCTATGGTAAAGGAAAAGTATTGTATTTTGCCAATCAACCAGATCTGCTCAGCTACGAACCTGGGCATCCTGATCCCAGAAATTTATTGGTACGCAGCATCCGGCTTCTGGCAGGAGATGCCATATCTATAGAAACCACTGCTCCTTCTACGGTCCATATTGGCCTTACTACCTCCCGCTTGAATGCAGGGCAATACATTCTTTCCCTTATTAATACCACTTCCGGACCCAGGCGGCCTATCCGGGAACTAATACCAGTCCATGATATTCAGGTAAAATTGAAAGTAGAAGGTAAATCAGTGGACAGTCATCAGGTATTGCGCTCGCAGGGAGAGTGCCGGATCACCTCAAAAGGACAAGAGTTAACTATACAGCTCAGCAAACTACAAGACTTTTGTGCCATTCACATCCAGATGAAGACTTAG
- a CDS encoding porin family protein: protein MPAFLLSFYLILLFFLAGSQTFAQSDFRTGYIVIPNKDTIQGWVDNRSEMKNARQIFFKRSQNTEPVKYEAVDLLGYGLTGNKMYESKQLKLDSNTTNIAFLEILVKGKISLYHFKENSYYYVEKSGYTLLPLLQTEIKVVHEGRNYFNIRKDYIGTLQMLMADCSALRKEIDQTSITYSSLMSLVYKYNNCGSESNSIQTKRKFLILNVGLISGIQSSSIKFTSQNAEFSYLSNAQFAPDYQPFGGVSVKTTFPWITEKVSMIIEAQYSKNHYYSDSKRTVLSSSYKYIRDELEINLDYIRFPVLIRFTYPKGKFRPFLQAGAIYDIVLNNSSHWISEEESSQTVTTTEGGAVDIHDSQLYGTIGAGVEHRLSKKLSFFIECRGAMGGNLINSGTTSQYRIHTRLLTLQAGISF, encoded by the coding sequence ATGCCCGCTTTTCTGCTTAGTTTTTACCTTATCCTATTATTTTTTCTAGCTGGTTCGCAGACTTTTGCGCAATCTGATTTTCGTACTGGGTATATAGTTATTCCAAACAAAGATACAATTCAAGGATGGGTAGATAATAGATCAGAAATGAAAAATGCCCGCCAAATCTTTTTTAAACGCTCACAAAATACTGAACCTGTCAAATATGAAGCGGTAGATTTGCTGGGTTATGGCTTGACTGGGAATAAAATGTATGAATCCAAGCAACTGAAACTCGATAGTAACACTACTAATATCGCTTTTCTTGAAATACTAGTCAAAGGCAAAATCAGTTTGTATCACTTCAAAGAAAACAGTTACTATTATGTTGAAAAATCGGGTTATACATTACTACCATTGCTTCAAACGGAAATAAAGGTAGTACATGAAGGGCGTAACTATTTTAATATCAGAAAAGACTATATAGGCACATTACAAATGCTTATGGCTGATTGCTCTGCCCTTCGTAAAGAAATAGACCAGACATCCATAACATATAGCTCTTTGATGAGTTTGGTTTATAAATATAATAACTGTGGATCGGAGTCAAATTCTATACAAACAAAGCGCAAATTTTTGATTCTGAATGTAGGATTAATTTCCGGCATACAATCAAGTTCAATCAAATTTACTTCCCAGAACGCTGAATTTTCTTATTTGTCTAATGCCCAGTTTGCTCCTGACTATCAACCCTTCGGAGGAGTATCAGTAAAAACCACGTTCCCCTGGATTACAGAAAAAGTGAGTATGATTATAGAAGCTCAGTATTCAAAAAACCATTACTATTCCGACAGTAAAAGAACCGTACTCTCCAGTAGCTATAAATATATTCGTGATGAGCTTGAAATTAATTTAGATTATATACGATTTCCTGTTTTAATCAGATTTACTTACCCTAAAGGAAAATTCAGGCCTTTTCTACAAGCTGGAGCCATTTATGACATCGTGTTAAACAACTCCAGTCATTGGATTAGCGAAGAAGAAAGTAGCCAGACTGTTACTACTACTGAAGGAGGAGCTGTTGACATACATGATTCGCAGTTGTATGGAACTATTGGAGCAGGAGTAGAACATAGATTATCAAAAAAACTAAGTTTTTTTATTGAATGCAGAGGAGCAATGGGAGGAAATTTAATCAATTCAGGAACTACATCCCAATACCGTATCCACACTAGATTATTGACTCTGCAAGCCGGGATAAGTTTTTAG
- a CDS encoding ISAs1 family transposase — protein MELKKILNKVADFRVQGRCLHLLADILGLVLCGVIADCDDFDEIADYGKDNTAFLQQELGLSFVNGIPSADTLNRVIRHLDSHSLEQCFKACVAGFSLAGKQVCIDGKELRGTIPAGKKHALVRMVNVWVEEHSLSFGQVAVEAKSNEITTIPALLDTLDCKGSIITIDAIACQQAIVEKIRDKQAHYVIALKANQGVLYEQVAHFMQINKSALAFNQQLDKAHGRGEERRVYIAQCIDLVEEKEKWQDLHTLVMVERKRIIAGKKQEQTLFYISSLTDTDPALYSRYIRGHWAIENGLHWQLDVTFREDEAKVRKDKGPINLHLIRKWSLHLLKKEPSCVSVKRKRKKANRDTNFLLAILKT, from the coding sequence ATGGAACTTAAAAAGATACTAAACAAAGTAGCTGATTTTCGGGTGCAAGGCCGCTGCTTACATCTATTAGCAGATATTTTAGGCTTAGTTTTATGTGGGGTAATAGCCGATTGTGATGACTTTGACGAGATAGCAGATTATGGCAAAGATAATACAGCGTTTCTGCAGCAAGAACTAGGATTAAGTTTTGTTAATGGTATACCTTCTGCTGACACTTTAAATCGGGTGATCAGACACCTGGATAGCCATAGTTTGGAGCAATGCTTCAAAGCGTGTGTAGCTGGCTTCTCCTTAGCAGGCAAGCAGGTATGTATAGATGGCAAAGAATTGAGAGGTACTATACCTGCAGGCAAAAAGCATGCTTTGGTTCGTATGGTCAATGTATGGGTAGAGGAACATAGCTTAAGCTTTGGACAAGTAGCCGTAGAAGCCAAGAGTAATGAGATTACAACTATTCCTGCTTTATTAGATACCCTTGATTGCAAAGGTAGTATCATTACTATAGATGCTATTGCTTGTCAGCAGGCAATTGTAGAAAAGATCAGGGATAAGCAAGCCCATTATGTGATTGCCCTAAAGGCTAATCAAGGTGTACTCTATGAGCAGGTAGCCCATTTTATGCAAATCAATAAGTCTGCTCTCGCTTTTAATCAGCAACTAGATAAAGCCCATGGCAGAGGAGAAGAACGTAGGGTATATATTGCTCAATGCATTGATTTGGTAGAGGAAAAGGAAAAATGGCAGGACTTACATACTTTAGTCATGGTAGAAAGAAAACGCATTATAGCAGGCAAAAAGCAAGAACAAACCCTGTTCTATATAAGCAGTTTAACAGATACAGACCCTGCCTTGTACAGCCGCTACATAAGAGGCCATTGGGCGATAGAGAATGGCTTGCATTGGCAACTAGATGTTACCTTTAGGGAAGATGAGGCTAAAGTCAGGAAAGATAAAGGACCCATCAATCTGCATCTGATTAGAAAGTGGTCTTTGCATCTGCTCAAAAAAGAGCCTTCTTGCGTGAGTGTCAAACGGAAAAGAAAAAAAGCTAACAGAGACACTAATTTCCTGTTAGCTATTCTTAAAACTTAA
- a CDS encoding zinc-dependent alcohol dehydrogenase family protein: MKIQAAVLHEMGKDRPYTTSKPLTIEEVELNKPQAGELLVKIHAAGLCHSDLSVIDGNRPRQMPMVLGHEAAGEVVELGPGVQDVAVGDHVVFSFVPICGHCMPCMTARPALCENGVAANNKGVLLGGGIRLQSPNYPTIHHHMGVSGFAEYTVASRQSVVKIDKTLPFEIAALFGCAVMTGVGAIINTARLALGQTVLITGMGGVGFAALLGALSAGASKIIVADVNKEKLAQALALGADEAIDTSEATALEKIRDITRGGVDIGLEFAGVVAALEFTYNATARGGKTVTAGLPHPSKMMQFAPVKLVAEERTLQGSYLGSCVPARDIPAYIALYQSGRLPVNKLMTHKLQLQEVNEGFERLAKGEAIRQVITF, translated from the coding sequence ATGAAAATACAAGCTGCTGTGTTACATGAAATGGGCAAAGATCGCCCTTATACCACAAGTAAACCTTTAACCATTGAGGAAGTAGAACTCAACAAACCGCAGGCAGGCGAACTGCTGGTGAAGATACATGCGGCAGGACTTTGTCATTCTGATCTATCCGTAATCGATGGCAACCGGCCCAGGCAGATGCCGATGGTATTGGGTCATGAAGCAGCCGGAGAAGTAGTAGAACTGGGTCCTGGCGTACAGGATGTAGCTGTTGGAGATCATGTGGTGTTTTCTTTTGTACCCATCTGTGGTCACTGCATGCCCTGTATGACCGCCCGCCCGGCTTTGTGTGAAAATGGCGTAGCAGCGAATAATAAAGGCGTATTACTGGGAGGCGGTATCCGTTTACAATCGCCAAATTATCCTACCATTCATCATCACATGGGTGTTTCCGGTTTCGCTGAATATACGGTAGCCTCCAGGCAATCGGTGGTGAAAATAGATAAAACATTGCCTTTTGAAATTGCCGCACTATTTGGCTGTGCCGTCATGACTGGTGTAGGTGCCATTATCAATACCGCCAGGTTAGCATTGGGTCAAACCGTACTGATCACTGGCATGGGAGGTGTAGGATTTGCTGCTTTGCTGGGAGCACTTTCTGCCGGGGCGAGTAAAATCATTGTGGCTGATGTGAATAAAGAGAAACTGGCGCAGGCCCTGGCACTGGGAGCCGATGAAGCCATAGATACCTCTGAAGCAACTGCCCTGGAGAAAATAAGAGATATTACCAGAGGAGGTGTAGATATCGGGTTAGAGTTTGCCGGTGTGGTCGCTGCGCTGGAATTTACCTACAATGCTACGGCCAGAGGAGGGAAAACGGTTACCGCCGGATTGCCGCATCCCAGCAAAATGATGCAGTTTGCTCCCGTAAAACTAGTAGCCGAAGAACGGACGTTACAGGGCTCTTACCTGGGCAGTTGTGTACCGGCACGGGATATTCCGGCTTATATTGCGTTGTACCAGTCCGGACGTTTGCCGGTAAATAAGCTCATGACGCATAAACTACAGTTGCAGGAGGTAAATGAAGGATTTGAACGCTTAGCCAAAGGGGAAGCCATCCGACAAGTAATTACTTTTTAA